A region from the Acidobacteriota bacterium genome encodes:
- a CDS encoding transketolase, whose amino-acid sequence MNNHQLHNRLKEIATRLRVRSLRATSEAGSGHPTSCLSAADLAAALFFHVMRVDFENPLSLDSDRFILSKGHAAPLLYAAWVEAGLIEADRILTLRRFGSDLEGHPTPRSKWVDVATGSLGQGLSAGVGMALSAKFLDRSGSRTFVLMGDGESAEGSVWEAVAMAAHYRLDNLVTIVDINRLGQSQATMHGWDVEAHARKFAGFGWHAVSIDGHDIDQIIGAFEEADGVEDRPTAVLARTEKGHGVSLLANRDGWHGKALKKGDQLDAALEELPLNSAPEPFRGSGEAEVAIGPQARLREPDFKRGDLVATREAYGSALVKLGECYDNVVALDGDTKNSTFSEKFMQVFPDRFFECFIAEQNMVGAAVGLSKKNKIPFASTFAAFFGRGMDHLRMGVISQANIKCVGSHCGVSIGEDGPSQMGLEDLAMFRSLPGSVVFYPCDAVSTERVVALAAEHRGLVYIRTSRPKTAVLYDNREVFRVGGSKLLRSSEGDRLLLVAAGVTLHESLKAHDQLLSEGIPVGVIDAYCVKPVDEAGLVEAATARGRTVVVVEEHYSEGGLGDAVLNAVANHDISVHKMAVREVPRSGKPGELLEYYGLSANRIVARVRELLD is encoded by the coding sequence ATGAACAACCACCAACTTCACAACCGCTTGAAGGAAATCGCCACTCGCCTGCGGGTCCGTTCCCTGAGGGCGACGTCCGAAGCCGGCTCGGGGCACCCCACCTCCTGTCTGTCTGCCGCCGACCTGGCAGCAGCCCTTTTCTTTCATGTCATGCGGGTCGATTTCGAAAACCCGCTCAGCCTCGACAGCGACCGTTTCATTCTATCCAAGGGACACGCGGCTCCTCTCCTGTACGCCGCCTGGGTGGAGGCAGGTCTGATCGAAGCCGACCGGATTCTAACCCTGCGGCGATTCGGGAGCGACTTGGAGGGCCACCCCACGCCCCGGTCGAAGTGGGTGGATGTGGCCACCGGTTCACTGGGGCAGGGTCTATCGGCAGGTGTGGGGATGGCCTTGAGCGCCAAGTTCCTGGATCGGTCCGGGAGCCGGACCTTTGTGCTGATGGGGGATGGCGAGAGTGCCGAGGGGTCGGTCTGGGAAGCGGTGGCCATGGCTGCCCACTACCGCTTGGACAACCTGGTGACCATCGTCGATATCAACCGCCTGGGGCAGAGTCAGGCGACCATGCACGGTTGGGACGTGGAGGCCCATGCCCGGAAGTTCGCCGGATTCGGCTGGCATGCCGTCTCCATCGACGGACACGACATCGACCAGATCATTGGGGCCTTTGAAGAAGCGGACGGGGTGGAAGACCGCCCCACGGCCGTGCTGGCCCGGACCGAGAAGGGGCACGGAGTATCGCTGCTGGCAAACCGGGATGGATGGCACGGCAAGGCCCTGAAGAAGGGAGATCAGCTCGACGCGGCCCTGGAGGAGCTCCCGCTGAATTCGGCTCCCGAGCCCTTTCGCGGTTCCGGGGAAGCCGAAGTCGCCATTGGTCCTCAAGCCCGCCTGAGGGAACCCGATTTCAAGAGGGGCGATCTGGTAGCCACCCGGGAAGCTTATGGCAGCGCGCTGGTCAAGCTCGGAGAGTGTTACGACAACGTGGTGGCTCTGGACGGCGATACCAAGAACTCGACCTTCTCGGAGAAGTTCATGCAGGTCTTTCCCGATCGCTTCTTCGAATGCTTCATTGCCGAGCAGAACATGGTCGGCGCCGCTGTTGGCCTCTCCAAGAAGAACAAGATCCCCTTTGCCTCCACTTTTGCCGCTTTTTTCGGACGCGGCATGGATCACTTGCGAATGGGGGTCATTTCCCAGGCCAACATCAAGTGCGTCGGGTCTCACTGCGGCGTCTCCATCGGTGAGGACGGGCCTTCTCAGATGGGTCTGGAGGATCTGGCCATGTTCCGCTCCCTGCCCGGTTCGGTGGTCTTCTATCCTTGCGACGCCGTTTCGACCGAGCGGGTAGTGGCTCTGGCCGCCGAGCACCGCGGCCTGGTCTACATTCGTACCAGCCGGCCCAAGACGGCCGTCCTCTACGACAACCGGGAGGTCTTTCGCGTGGGTGGCAGCAAGCTGTTGCGGTCCTCCGAAGGGGACCGATTGTTGCTGGTGGCTGCCGGGGTGACCCTCCACGAATCGCTGAAAGCCCACGACCAGCTCCTGTCCGAGGGAATCCCGGTCGGGGTGATCGATGCCTACTGCGTCAAGCCGGTGGACGAGGCAGGCCTGGTCGAGGCGGCCACTGCCCGTGGGAGGACCGTGGTTGTGGTGGAAGAGCACTACAGCGAAGGGGGCCTGGGGGATGCCGTGCTGAACGCTGTGGCCAATCACGATATCAGCGTCCACAAGATGGCTGTTCGCGAGGTTCCCCGCTCAGGCAAACCCGGCGAGTTGCTGGAATACTACGGTCTCAGCGCCAATCGGATTGTGGCCAGGGTGAGAGAGCTGC